From [Flavobacterium] thermophilum:
ACAAGAAAACGGCATCGCCATTGTGACATTAAACCGCCCGGAAGCAGCCAACGCGCTTTCTAGAGCGCTTTTGTTGGAGCTTGGTGCGCTTTTGCAAGAAATCAAATTTCAAAAAGACGTGCGCGTTGTCATGTTGACCGGGGCCGGAGACAAAGTGTTTTGCGCCGGAGCCGATTTGAAAGAGCGGGCAGGGATGAACGAAACCGAAGTCCGTCAGGCCGTCGCTTTAATCAGCAAAACGATCAACGAGGTCGAGAAAGTGCCGCAGCCGGTCATTGCCGCGTTAAACGGCTCGGCCTTTGGCGGGGGGCTTGAGCTGGCGCTCGCCTGCGACATCCGGTTTGCCGCCGACGATATCCAGCTCGGGCTGACGGAAACGTCGCTCGGCATCATTCCGGGAGCGGGGGGGACGCAGCGGCTGCCGCGCCTTGTCGGCATCGGAAAAGCGAAAGAATTGATTTTTGCCGCAAAGCGCATCACCGCCAAAGAGGCCGAGCGAATCGGCCTTGTCGAATACGCGGTGCCGCGCGCCGAGCTGATGGAGCGTGCGCTTTGTCTCGCGCAGCAAATCGCTGACAATGCGCCAATAGCCGTCCGCCAGGCGAAACGGGCGATCCAAAGCGTATTCAACGTTGATTTGGAGACGGGCCTCGCAATTGAGCAGCTCGCCTATGAGGCGACAATCCCAACGAAAGACCGTCTGGAAGGTCTGCAGGCGTTTAAAGAAAAGCGGAAGCCGGTGTACAAAGGGGAGTAAGCCTGCGCTTGGGCAAGATGAGGCTGTTTGGATAAGGAAAAAGCCGCACGGAGCGCTTGTTCTGCACCGACATTGGCACGACAGCCAAAAACGGCCCCAACCGTGCTCCCGGCCGAACACGCGGGATGGAACAGCAAGATCTATCAAAACAAGGAGGGGAAACAAAGAGATGAAGGAAACAGCCAATCAGCAAGACACGCTCGCAGCGGAGCTGGAGAAAAGAGCGGCGGAAATCAAGAAAGGCGGGGCGCCAAAATATCATGAAAAAAATGCGGCCCAAGGGAAATTGTTTGTCCGCGAGCGGCTGAATTTGCTGCTTGACGATGGCTTAGAAGTGGAAGACGGCTTGTTTGCCAACTGTTTGGCGGATGGCCTGCCGGCTGACGGGGTGGTGACCGGGATCGGCAAAATCAACGGCCGCACCGTCTGCGTGATGGCGAACGATTCGACCGTCAAAGCCGGCTCATGGGGAGCGCGCACGGTCGAAAAAATCATCCGCATTCAAGAAACGGCGGAAAAACTGCGCTGCCCGATCATTTATTTGGTGGACTCGGCCGGCGCACGCATTACGGACCAACTCGAAATGTTTCCCGGCCGGCGCGGGGCAGGGCGCATTTTTTACAATGAGGTGAAGCTGTCCGGCAAAGTGCCGCAAGTGTGCCTGTTG
This genomic window contains:
- the echA8_2 gene encoding Probable enoyl-CoA hydratase echA8 — translated: MSALVSFETQENGIAIVTLNRPEAANALSRALLLELGALLQEIKFQKDVRVVMLTGAGDKVFCAGADLKERAGMNETEVRQAVALISKTINEVEKVPQPVIAALNGSAFGGGLELALACDIRFAADDIQLGLTETSLGIIPGAGGTQRLPRLVGIGKAKELIFAAKRITAKEAERIGLVEYAVPRAELMERALCLAQQIADNAPIAVRQAKRAIQSVFNVDLETGLAIEQLAYEATIPTKDRLEGLQAFKEKRKPVYKGE